The DNA segment GCCATTCATGTCCGGCAAAAAGAAAACGTCATCCGCATAAGCTACCGGGAGCTGGACCATCTTGTGGACGCCCTTGCGGCAGGCCTGATCCGCTGGGGGGTACGTACCGATGACCGGATCGCCTTTCTGTCGGAGAACAGGCCGGAATGGATTGCGGTCTACTTTGGTGCTCAGAGGGCAGGAGCCATTTCGGTGCCCCTGGATCCTCAGCTTGGGGCTTCGGACCTGAGGCATCTCCTCATTCAATCCGAGTCGCGCCTTATTTTCACCTCGTCTCGGTTCCTGGACCTCGTTTCGGAAGCGGCACAGGGGGTCTCAACCCTTGAAGGGATTGTCCTGTTCGACCCTAACGGGGGCGAACCGAACGCCCTTCGTTTCCAGGATTTGGTCGACCGCGGGCGCTACGCAAACCTGCCCTTCCCTACGCGCGAGCTCGATGACCTGGCGGCGATCATCTTTACCTCAGGAACCACAGGGCTGGCCAAAGGGGTGATGCTCACGCACCGCAACCTCAGTTCCGACTGTGCCGCTTGCCTCGAGCTATTCCCGGTCACCGAACAGGACGTCTTCTACGCTCTCTTGCCGCTGCACCACACCTTCCCGGCCATGGCCTCGATGATCGTGCCGATTGCGGTCGGGGCCAGTATCACGATCGGTTCCAGTCTCAAGTCCAAAGACATTCTCGACGACATTTCCCGCACGGGGGTCACGATTTTCGCCGGTGTGCCGCTCCTCTTTGAGAAGATGATCGAGGGCATCCTGAAAGAGGTTCAGAAAAAGCCCCTCTTCACGCGGGCCATGTTCAAGACGATCCTCGGCATCTCCCGTCTCTCGTTCAAGGCTCTGCGTGTGCGCGCTGGGAGCGTGCTGTTCAAGAGCCTGCGGCAAAAGGCCGGCCTACAGTCGCTTCGCCTGATCGTCTCCGGAGGCGCTCCGATCAGCCCCGAGGTCATCGAAATGTACAATTACCTCGGCTTCCAGTTTGTCCAGGGCTACGGCCTGACGGAAACTTCGCCTGTTCTTTCCATGACTCCGCCGGATAAGCTTAAGGCACGCTCCGTTGGCCCGCCGGTACGCGGCGTGGAGGTTCGGATCGTCAACCCCGACGAGGACGGCGTGGGTGAGATCGTAGTCCGCGGCCCCATGGTCATGAAAGGCTACTACAAGAATCCCGTCGAGACCGCCAAGGTCCTCAAGAATGGCTGGTTCTACACCGGGGACCTGGGGTGGATCGACGAAGACGGGTTCATTTACATCGCCGGGCGAGCGAAGAACGTTATTGTGACCAAGGGTGGGAAGAACGTCTACCCGGAGGAACTGGAGGAAAAGCTCCTGAAGAGCCCCTATATTCAGGAAGTCCTGGTGGTGGGACGGCAGAATGAGAGGGGCGATGAGTACATCCACGCCATCGTCTACCCCAATCTGGAGGCGATGGATCAGCTCGCCAAGGAGAGAAACCAGCAGAGCTTGACCGAAGAGGAGATCGAAGAGGTCATTCGGCAGGAAATCCGCACCATCACGCGCGAGTGGCCGGCCTACAAGGCGATTCAGAGCTTCGAACTGATCCAGGAGGAGTTCCCGAAGACGTCCACGCGCAAGATCAAGCGCTACCTGTTCCAGCATCGCATCATCGGCGTCGGCGCCAAGCGCTAATCGGAGCCGAGCCGGCGTCAACGCTGCTACGCACGGGTGGCGAGAGCCG comes from the candidate division KSB1 bacterium genome and includes:
- a CDS encoding long-chain fatty acid--CoA ligase; translated protein: MESKTKQPSAFVRGRSERSSVAYGPAGAVPPFDFEHLLPLPEILRRSARLYPDKPAIHVRQKENVIRISYRELDHLVDALAAGLIRWGVRTDDRIAFLSENRPEWIAVYFGAQRAGAISVPLDPQLGASDLRHLLIQSESRLIFTSSRFLDLVSEAAQGVSTLEGIVLFDPNGGEPNALRFQDLVDRGRYANLPFPTRELDDLAAIIFTSGTTGLAKGVMLTHRNLSSDCAACLELFPVTEQDVFYALLPLHHTFPAMASMIVPIAVGASITIGSSLKSKDILDDISRTGVTIFAGVPLLFEKMIEGILKEVQKKPLFTRAMFKTILGISRLSFKALRVRAGSVLFKSLRQKAGLQSLRLIVSGGAPISPEVIEMYNYLGFQFVQGYGLTETSPVLSMTPPDKLKARSVGPPVRGVEVRIVNPDEDGVGEIVVRGPMVMKGYYKNPVETAKVLKNGWFYTGDLGWIDEDGFIYIAGRAKNVIVTKGGKNVYPEELEEKLLKSPYIQEVLVVGRQNERGDEYIHAIVYPNLEAMDQLAKERNQQSLTEEEIEEVIRQEIRTITREWPAYKAIQSFELIQEEFPKTSTRKIKRYLFQHRIIGVGAKR